A stretch of Methanococcus voltae PS DNA encodes these proteins:
- a CDS encoding peptidase U32 family protein, with protein sequence MDNINSINNFSSTNTKKKNVELLSPARDLSGLITAYNNGADAVYCGLKELSMRATTKNFERDELVQGVKIARENDKKVYLCTNTVLYENDLQKALEILDFAKSAEVDAVIVSDLGLMQEAKEMGLEVHVSVQNNITNSLSAKFFSKFADRVVLSRELSLNQIKEIKNNLNSQKVNLELEGFVHGALCVAMSGRCFLSSYLFNRHANCGDCLQPCRRSWKLVNEHSDGTHELICEGKYLLSPKDLCTIEHVPELMDVFDCFKIEGRAKNLDYVMKTTKIYREAIDSTYNGNYLEKIPYFLKELQKIYNREYDTGFYFRNTCNSVHDLQYEIEGNASPYRKIEAGKVVNYYKKVGVAEINLTNDIENGDELIITGETTGCVEQVVNSMQIDGKIVEKALKGQNVGLKIDNLVRENDRVFLLKKEHNKEI encoded by the coding sequence ATGGATAATATAAATAGTATAAACAATTTTAGTAGTACTAATACTAAAAAGAAAAACGTAGAGTTGTTATCCCCTGCTAGGGACTTATCCGGACTAATAACTGCATATAATAACGGCGCAGATGCTGTCTATTGCGGTTTAAAAGAACTTAGTATGCGTGCAACCACGAAAAACTTTGAAAGAGACGAACTTGTGCAAGGTGTTAAAATTGCACGAGAAAATGACAAAAAAGTTTATTTATGCACTAATACGGTTCTATATGAAAATGATTTGCAAAAAGCACTTGAAATATTAGATTTTGCAAAATCTGCAGAAGTTGACGCCGTTATAGTAAGTGATTTAGGACTTATGCAAGAAGCAAAAGAAATGGGGCTTGAAGTACACGTGAGTGTACAGAATAATATAACAAATTCCCTTTCTGCAAAATTCTTTTCAAAATTTGCTGATAGGGTTGTTCTATCAAGAGAATTAAGTTTAAATCAGATAAAGGAAATAAAAAACAATTTAAACTCTCAAAAAGTTAATTTGGAACTTGAAGGTTTTGTACACGGTGCTTTATGTGTTGCTATGAGTGGTAGATGCTTTTTAAGCTCTTATTTATTTAATAGGCACGCTAACTGTGGAGATTGTTTACAACCTTGCCGTAGAAGTTGGAAATTAGTAAATGAACATTCAGACGGCACCCATGAATTAATCTGCGAAGGTAAATACTTATTATCTCCAAAAGACTTGTGCACCATTGAACACGTGCCAGAACTTATGGATGTGTTTGACTGCTTTAAAATCGAAGGTAGGGCTAAAAACCTAGATTATGTAATGAAAACCACTAAAATTTATAGGGAAGCCATAGATTCTACTTATAATGGCAATTATTTAGAGAAAATCCCTTATTTCCTGAAAGAACTTCAAAAAATTTATAATCGTGAATACGATACAGGATTCTATTTCAGAAATACTTGCAATTCAGTTCACGATTTACAGTATGAAATAGAAGGTAATGCTTCACCATATAGAAAAATTGAAGCTGGAAAAGTTGTAAATTACTATAAAAAGGTTGGAGTAGCCGAAATTAATTTAACGAATGACATTGAAAACGGTGATGAGCTAATAATAACTGGTGAAACCACAGGTTGTGTGGAACAGGTTGTTAACTCAATGCAAATTGATGGAAAAATTGTAGAAAAAGCTTTAAAAGGTCAAAACGTGGGTTTAAAAATAGATAACCTTGTAAGAGAAAACGATAGAGTTTTTTTATTAAAAAAAGAACATAATAAGGAAATTTAA
- the cobQ gene encoding cobyric acid synthase CobQ translates to MAKFIMVAGTASNSGKTVMVSGICRMLANKGYKVAPFKSQNMSLNSRVSVEDGEIAVAQYTQSVAAKVEPSTHFNPVLLKPKGNFTSQVIIHGKPYKNLDYNEYRNEKDYCIEKIKESLDYLNKNYDYVIMEGAGSCCEINLLEDDIANLRVAEMANADVLLVSDIDRGGVFASLYGTVELLPENWRKLIKGFIINKFRGNADVLTDGFKKITELTNIDVAGLIPYDESLILPEEDSQAIQSKKVFGNMSSPIEVNVVKFSKIANFTDVDALSTDARIKFVDFNEDITGDMLILPGTRCSTLEMDKLKNSGMDKKIKEYIDNGGIVLGICGGYQMMGSKIIDEDKIESEIGTIEGLGLFDICTEFKKENKKVIKNSKGILYLNAPEKNKESDKQSNDNTSKFEVTGYELHEGITHVNEFSSLKECELIRLSEGFGNNGKGFDGMIKSDGKSLVIGTYLHGILENKEFKEYLLNLIIKRNNYSYELSKKSANEIFDENLDKLAKIIENSINYDFEGNNDKIMIK, encoded by the coding sequence ATGGCAAAATTTATAATGGTTGCAGGAACAGCTTCCAATAGTGGAAAAACGGTCATGGTTTCAGGAATTTGTAGAATGCTAGCTAATAAGGGATATAAAGTAGCTCCTTTTAAATCTCAAAATATGAGTTTAAACTCGAGAGTTAGTGTAGAAGATGGGGAAATAGCAGTAGCCCAATATACACAGTCTGTTGCGGCAAAAGTTGAACCTTCAACGCATTTTAACCCAGTACTTTTAAAACCGAAAGGCAATTTCACTTCACAGGTTATAATTCACGGTAAACCATACAAAAACCTTGATTATAATGAATATAGGAACGAAAAAGATTACTGCATTGAAAAAATAAAAGAAAGTCTTGATTATTTAAATAAAAATTACGATTATGTAATAATGGAAGGCGCGGGTAGCTGTTGTGAAATTAACCTATTAGAAGACGATATAGCAAACCTAAGGGTTGCAGAAATGGCAAATGCAGACGTGCTTTTAGTTTCCGACATTGATAGGGGCGGTGTGTTTGCATCACTTTATGGTACAGTTGAACTTTTACCTGAAAACTGGAGAAAGTTGATAAAAGGCTTCATAATAAACAAATTTAGAGGAAATGCGGATGTTTTAACTGATGGGTTCAAAAAAATAACCGAACTAACAAATATTGACGTTGCGGGACTTATACCATACGATGAAAGCTTAATACTTCCAGAGGAAGATAGCCAAGCTATCCAATCTAAAAAGGTATTTGGAAATATGTCTAGTCCTATCGAAGTAAATGTAGTAAAATTCTCAAAAATAGCTAACTTTACGGATGTTGACGCTCTTTCAACCGACGCAAGGATTAAATTTGTTGATTTTAATGAAGATATTACCGGGGACATGTTGATTTTACCAGGAACAAGATGTTCAACCTTAGAAATGGATAAATTAAAAAATAGCGGTATGGATAAAAAAATAAAGGAATATATTGATAACGGCGGTATTGTGTTAGGTATTTGTGGCGGTTATCAGATGATGGGTAGCAAAATAATTGATGAAGATAAAATAGAATCAGAAATCGGTACAATTGAAGGTTTAGGACTCTTTGATATCTGTACGGAATTTAAAAAGGAAAATAAAAAAGTAATTAAAAATTCAAAAGGCATATTGTACTTAAATGCCCCTGAAAAAAATAAAGAAAGCGATAAACAAAGTAACGATAATACTTCAAAATTTGAAGTAACAGGCTATGAATTACATGAAGGCATAACACACGTTAATGAATTTAGTAGTCTTAAAGAGTGCGAATTAATAAGATTAAGCGAAGGCTTTGGAAATAATGGCAAAGGATTTGACGGTATGATTAAATCAGACGGTAAATCATTAGTAATAGGTACTTATTTACACGGGATATTAGAAAATAAAGAATTTAAGGAGTATTTATTAAATTTAATAATTAAAAGAAATAATTACAGCTATGAATTGTCAAAAAAATCTGCAAATGAGATATTTGATGAAAATTTAGACAAACTAGCAAAAATAATTGAAAATAGCATAAATTATGATTTTGAAGGAAACAATGATAAAATAATGATAAAATAA
- the glnA gene encoding type I glutamate--ammonia ligase, whose translation MTSLEMALEYIKINNVKFLRFQFVDIHGEPKNIAYPVKLGTADGEEELMGVLENGLFFDGSSIEGFVEIEDSDMVLKPDLSTLSVLPWRPSEKSVARIICDVYRKNGKPFEGDPRGCLKRVLAEFKEEFKGEYFVGPEPEFFILKNENGKWVPGDDAGYFELEPLDEGNDLRRNIVFALENLGFHVEASHHEVAPGQHEVDFKYDNAVKTADSVITFKTTIKTLAKQSGVLATFMPKPFFGMNGSGMHCNQSIWLDGKPSFYDENNAHQLSDICLSYIGGILEHTKALVSVTNPTVNSYKRLVPGYEAPVNIAWANSNRTSIIRVPAARGKGTRVEFRAPDPACNPYLAFTVMLAAGLDGVRRKLIAPEPVEKNIFAMSEAEKREANIDSVPSNLYDAIEELRQDKVLKKALGDHIFNKFIEIKTKEYDAYRTAVTDWEFNKYVRI comes from the coding sequence ATGACTTCACTTGAGATGGCATTAGAATACATAAAAATCAACAACGTGAAATTTTTAAGATTCCAATTTGTTGATATACACGGTGAACCTAAAAATATCGCATACCCTGTAAAATTAGGAACAGCAGATGGCGAAGAAGAATTAATGGGTGTTTTAGAAAACGGTCTTTTCTTCGACGGTTCTTCAATTGAAGGATTTGTTGAAATTGAAGACTCTGACATGGTTTTAAAACCGGACTTATCAACATTGTCAGTTTTACCATGGAGACCTTCTGAAAAATCAGTTGCAAGAATAATTTGTGATGTATACAGGAAAAACGGAAAACCATTCGAAGGCGACCCAAGAGGTTGCTTAAAAAGAGTTTTAGCAGAATTTAAAGAAGAATTCAAAGGAGAATACTTTGTAGGCCCTGAACCAGAATTCTTTATCTTGAAAAACGAAAATGGCAAATGGGTACCTGGAGACGACGCAGGATACTTTGAATTAGAACCATTAGACGAAGGAAATGATTTAAGAAGAAACATCGTATTTGCATTAGAAAACTTAGGTTTCCACGTTGAAGCTTCACACCACGAAGTAGCACCAGGTCAGCACGAAGTTGACTTTAAATACGACAATGCAGTTAAAACTGCTGATAGTGTGATAACCTTTAAAACAACAATTAAAACACTTGCAAAACAAAGCGGTGTACTTGCTACATTCATGCCTAAACCATTCTTCGGTATGAACGGAAGCGGTATGCACTGTAACCAAAGTATATGGTTAGATGGAAAACCATCATTCTACGATGAAAACAACGCTCACCAATTAAGTGACATCTGTTTAAGCTACATTGGTGGTATCTTAGAGCATACAAAAGCACTTGTATCAGTTACAAACCCAACCGTAAACTCATACAAAAGATTAGTTCCTGGATACGAAGCACCTGTAAACATCGCATGGGCAAACAGCAACAGAACTTCCATAATTAGAGTTCCTGCAGCAAGAGGAAAAGGTACAAGAGTTGAATTTAGAGCTCCTGACCCAGCATGTAACCCATACTTGGCATTCACTGTTATGTTAGCAGCAGGTCTCGACGGTGTAAGAAGAAAATTAATTGCGCCAGAACCAGTTGAAAAGAACATCTTTGCAATGTCAGAAGCAGAAAAAAGAGAAGCAAACATTGATTCAGTTCCTTCAAACTTATATGATGCTATCGAAGAATTAAGACAAGACAAAGTACTTAAAAAAGCACTCGGTGACCATATCTTCAATAAATTCATTGAAATCAAAACAAAAGAATATGACGCATACAGAACTGCTGTTACCGATTGGGAATTTAACAAATACGTAAGAATTTAA
- the thiM gene encoding hydroxyethylthiazole kinase, producing the protein MSLNYYEYLGKVREMNPLVQSITNYVVMNSTANALLALGASPVMAHAKDELDEMVAIASSLVINIGTLDEYWIPSMKKAVKIATELDKPITLDPVGAGATKLRTNLALELLDIGNITTLRGNFGEITALLGEHGKTRGVDSAECGSEEALETCLNASKEFNTTVAVTGKVDYIANKADNEYFAVKNGHEMLSKVTGTGCASTCVIGAFSAVERTPKAVASALSTYGLCAEKAVLEAPYPGSFSVKMYDWLYLMNKNVLKDGMKIEHYNI; encoded by the coding sequence ATGAGTTTAAATTATTATGAATATTTGGGAAAAGTAAGAGAAATGAATCCATTGGTTCAAAGTATTACAAACTATGTGGTTATGAATTCTACCGCTAACGCATTGCTTGCATTGGGCGCTTCCCCAGTTATGGCACATGCAAAAGATGAATTAGATGAAATGGTTGCAATAGCAAGTAGTTTGGTTATAAACATTGGAACACTCGACGAATACTGGATTCCATCAATGAAAAAAGCTGTAAAAATAGCTACTGAATTGGATAAACCTATAACTCTTGACCCCGTGGGTGCAGGAGCTACAAAATTAAGAACTAATTTAGCTCTTGAATTATTGGACATTGGAAATATTACAACCCTCAGGGGTAATTTCGGAGAAATAACCGCACTTTTGGGTGAACACGGTAAAACAAGAGGCGTAGATAGTGCAGAATGTGGTTCCGAAGAAGCACTTGAAACCTGTTTAAATGCTTCAAAAGAGTTCAACACAACCGTGGCAGTGACTGGAAAAGTTGACTACATCGCAAATAAAGCAGATAACGAGTATTTTGCAGTTAAAAACGGTCACGAGATGTTAAGTAAAGTTACAGGCACAGGTTGTGCAAGTACTTGCGTTATAGGTGCATTCTCCGCAGTTGAGAGAACTCCAAAAGCTGTAGCTTCTGCATTATCCACCTACGGATTATGTGCTGAAAAAGCAGTTTTAGAAGCGCCATACCCTGGTAGTTTCAGCGTAAAAATGTATGACTGGCTTTACTTAATGAATAAAAATGTTTTAAAAGATGGTATGAAAATTGAACACTATAATATTTAA
- the thiE gene encoding thiamine phosphate synthase has product MSFSDKLKLYVITDSRFGSEVDQVKQALEGGATSIQLRLKNVSTRYFLDTAKSLRKLTTDYDALFFVNDRLDIAIASNADGVHVGMDDMPVEHVKEIAPNLIVGSSAYNIAEANYGINAGADYLGVGAVYSTNTKLDARYLGVDGLRNISKSVNLPIVAIGGISHQNCEDVLNCDIQGLAVISAILNSEDIVNSSKEMRNIIDKYI; this is encoded by the coding sequence ATGAGCTTTAGTGACAAATTGAAATTATATGTAATAACAGATAGCCGTTTTGGTAGCGAAGTAGACCAAGTTAAACAAGCATTAGAAGGCGGGGCTACGTCAATACAATTGCGACTAAAAAATGTATCTACCAGATATTTTTTAGATACTGCCAAGAGTTTAAGAAAATTAACTACGGATTACGATGCGCTCTTTTTTGTAAATGATAGATTAGACATTGCCATAGCATCTAATGCCGATGGAGTTCACGTGGGTATGGATGATATGCCAGTGGAACATGTAAAAGAGATAGCACCAAACTTGATTGTTGGTTCCTCCGCATATAACATTGCCGAAGCTAATTATGGTATAAATGCAGGTGCTGATTACTTGGGTGTAGGGGCTGTTTATTCAACAAACACCAAATTGGATGCGCGATATTTGGGAGTAGATGGTTTAAGAAACATTTCTAAGTCTGTTAATCTACCTATCGTAGCAATTGGGGGTATTAGTCATCAAAATTGTGAAGATGTGCTTAATTGCGATATTCAAGGACTTGCGGTAATTTCTGCAATTTTAAATTCGGAAGATATTGTCAATTCATCCAAGGAAATGAGAAACATAATTGATAAATATATTTAA
- a CDS encoding Na/Pi cotransporter family protein, with protein sequence MYETVLFETVAGVVGGLALFLYGMTLMGTGLQKVAGDRLKKMIEVLTKNKYMGVLVGAVVTMIIQSSSATTVMVVGFVNASLMSLYQAIGVIMGANIGTTVTAQLVAFKLTHIAPLIVASGVALYLASKKRKHLDTAEVLIGFGILFLGMAMMSAVLKPLAGTPMFEEMLMNLENPFLGIFVGFIITVILQSSSATTGLLLAVAASGGMSLEVAFPIIFGQNIGTCVTAILSSIGASRNAKRAAIMHLLFNLIGTSIFMILIYVTPIIGFIQSLSTTDIQRQIANAHTLFNVANTLMLLPFAGYFVYVAEKILPIQEDEREMKPMKYVDKRIVEETPSIGLLLISKEVLRMGKTVGKSIDYSMDALLNKDMKLVEKVKRKEKLIDLMAHELTVNLIELSNKSLSDEQHAKISVLTSTVTDLERIGDIAEEIAEKAEYMIEENLSFSEDALKDLNEMYDMIDSTYSKTMDAYKSTSLEVIEEVIYLENEVDKLEKAYRKKHIKRLKAKQCSPKAGIVFLDVISYLERISDHSSNIAKTVREAVHDKK encoded by the coding sequence ATGTATGAAACCGTTTTGTTTGAAACTGTAGCAGGAGTTGTCGGAGGTCTTGCCTTATTTCTTTACGGCATGACTTTAATGGGTACAGGTCTTCAAAAGGTCGCAGGAGACCGGCTTAAAAAAATGATAGAAGTACTTACAAAAAATAAATATATGGGCGTTTTAGTGGGTGCCGTAGTTACTATGATTATACAGAGTAGTAGTGCCACCACGGTTATGGTTGTTGGTTTTGTTAACGCATCTTTAATGAGTCTCTACCAGGCTATCGGGGTCATTATGGGTGCTAACATAGGTACCACAGTAACAGCTCAATTGGTAGCTTTCAAATTGACTCACATAGCACCTTTAATCGTAGCTTCAGGGGTTGCATTATACCTTGCATCAAAAAAGAGAAAACACTTAGATACTGCCGAAGTTTTAATTGGTTTTGGTATATTGTTTTTAGGTATGGCTATGATGTCAGCGGTTTTAAAGCCTTTAGCTGGGACACCTATGTTCGAAGAAATGTTGATGAACTTAGAAAATCCATTTTTGGGTATTTTTGTAGGTTTTATCATTACAGTAATTCTTCAAAGTAGTAGCGCAACTACAGGTTTGCTTTTAGCAGTTGCTGCTTCAGGTGGTATGTCTTTAGAAGTTGCATTCCCTATTATCTTCGGTCAAAACATTGGTACGTGTGTTACAGCAATTCTTTCAAGTATTGGGGCAAGTAGAAACGCTAAAAGGGCAGCAATCATGCACTTGTTGTTTAACTTAATCGGTACTTCGATATTTATGATTTTAATCTACGTAACTCCAATAATAGGTTTTATACAAAGTTTAAGTACTACGGATATTCAAAGACAAATTGCAAACGCTCACACCCTGTTTAACGTTGCAAACACTTTGATGTTATTACCTTTCGCAGGTTATTTCGTATACGTTGCAGAGAAGATATTACCTATTCAAGAAGATGAAAGAGAAATGAAGCCTATGAAGTACGTGGACAAACGTATTGTTGAAGAAACACCTTCTATCGGGTTACTTTTAATCTCCAAAGAAGTTTTAAGGATGGGTAAAACAGTTGGTAAAAGTATTGATTATTCAATGGATGCACTATTAAACAAAGATATGAAATTAGTTGAAAAAGTAAAGAGAAAGGAAAAATTAATTGACTTAATGGCACATGAATTAACAGTAAATTTAATAGAATTGTCAAATAAAAGTTTATCGGATGAACAACACGCTAAAATTTCAGTTCTTACAAGTACCGTTACAGATTTAGAAAGAATAGGGGATATTGCAGAAGAAATCGCAGAAAAAGCTGAATATATGATTGAGGAAAATCTTTCATTCAGCGAAGATGCGCTAAAAGATTTAAACGAAATGTATGATATGATAGATTCAACCTATTCAAAGACTATGGATGCTTACAAATCTACAAGTTTAGAAGTAATCGAAGAAGTTATCTATTTAGAGAATGAAGTAGATAAATTAGAAAAAGCATATCGTAAGAAACATATTAAAAGACTTAAGGCCAAACAATGCAGTCCCAAGGCAGGAATTGTATTTTTAGATGTTATAAGTTACCTCGAAAGAATTTCAGACCACTCTTCAAACATTGCTAAAACAGTTAGGGAAGCAGTACACGATAAAAAATAA
- a CDS encoding NAD(P)/FAD-dependent oxidoreductase — translation MKVLVIGTGAAGLTTASTIRKYNSDIEITVLTQENYIAYSPCAIPYVIGKEIKDFKTIVMHEPEDYAKKNVEILINSEVVDINADEKTVVYKKADEINEIKYDKLVLATGGTPFIPPIEGVNSKGVFKVRTIQDGMDIQNYINKNGVKKVVVAGAGAIGMEMAYCLKEIGIDVSVIEMVPQIFPRALDPDMAKIVQNYLEEENTSEDAKLNIILEKPVGKIIADDNGAVCGVMVGEETLEAQMVIMSTGVRSNIALAQKAGCKIGRWAVLTDEIMETSVADVYAVGDCVEVVDAITGEQTLSPFGTTAVRQAKVVGKNIAKLENAPVSKPVLNSNVTKIGKLEIAGTGMSEIGAGMNNIEVITTITKSASRARYYPGGKPIYIKLIVKKDDNRVIGCQAIGEERVTERIDAMSIAISKGVTVEELANMEFSYAPPVSMVVDPLFLAAENTVEKIKKENQ, via the coding sequence ATGAAAGTTTTAGTAATAGGTACTGGTGCAGCAGGCTTAACAACTGCGTCTACAATAAGAAAATACAATTCAGACATTGAAATAACCGTATTAACACAGGAAAACTATATTGCATACTCCCCTTGTGCAATCCCTTACGTTATAGGTAAGGAAATCAAAGATTTTAAAACAATTGTTATGCACGAACCGGAAGATTATGCAAAGAAAAACGTGGAAATTCTCATCAACTCTGAAGTAGTTGACATTAACGCTGACGAAAAAACCGTTGTATACAAAAAAGCTGACGAAATAAATGAAATAAAATACGATAAATTAGTTCTCGCAACCGGTGGAACTCCATTTATACCACCTATCGAAGGCGTAAACTCCAAAGGTGTATTTAAAGTAAGAACAATCCAAGATGGGATGGATATTCAAAACTACATCAACAAAAATGGCGTTAAAAAAGTAGTTGTAGCTGGAGCGGGTGCTATTGGTATGGAAATGGCATACTGTTTAAAAGAAATTGGCATTGATGTATCTGTTATCGAAATGGTACCTCAAATATTCCCAAGAGCTTTAGACCCAGATATGGCAAAAATTGTTCAAAATTACTTAGAAGAAGAAAATACTTCTGAAGATGCAAAATTAAATATCATACTTGAAAAACCTGTTGGAAAAATAATAGCAGATGACAATGGCGCTGTTTGTGGCGTTATGGTTGGCGAAGAAACCCTTGAAGCTCAAATGGTTATTATGTCAACCGGCGTAAGGTCAAATATTGCACTTGCACAAAAAGCAGGCTGTAAAATTGGCAGATGGGCAGTTTTAACAGATGAAATCATGGAAACAAGTGTTGCTGATGTTTACGCAGTAGGTGACTGTGTCGAAGTAGTAGACGCTATTACTGGAGAGCAAACACTTTCACCGTTTGGAACTACAGCAGTTAGACAAGCAAAAGTAGTTGGAAAAAACATTGCAAAATTAGAAAATGCACCAGTTTCAAAACCTGTTTTAAACAGTAATGTAACCAAAATAGGTAAATTAGAAATCGCAGGAACTGGTATGTCTGAAATTGGAGCTGGTATGAACAACATTGAAGTAATTACCACAATTACGAAATCAGCATCTAGAGCAAGATACTACCCTGGCGGAAAACCAATCTACATTAAATTAATCGTTAAAAAAGATGACAACAGAGTTATTGGTTGCCAAGCAATTGGTGAAGAGCGTGTTACCGAAAGAATCGACGCAATGTCCATTGCCATAAGTAAAGGTGTTACTGTTGAAGAATTGGCAAATATGGAATTTTCATACGCTCCACCAGTATCAATGGTTGTAGACCCGTTATTCTTAGCAGCGGAAAACACAGTTGAAAAAATTAAAAAAGAAAATCAATAA
- the endA gene encoding tRNA-intron lyase produces MARKKVKKTASAKLVDDRILVHDRNAISRLNEKRYGELHDNFLSLSLVEGLYLTYKEWIVVAKGNKREGYKTIDFEELFEIVNEISPKLCSKYLVYKDLRTRGYTVRTGLKYGSDFRLYERNNIDEIHSKYLVKVFTEEMPCELSEMTGFVRVAHSVKKQLIVAILDADGSVVYYNMGYLRL; encoded by the coding sequence ATGGCAAGAAAAAAGGTTAAAAAAACCGCATCTGCAAAATTAGTGGATGATAGGATATTAGTACATGATAGGAATGCAATTTCAAGACTAAACGAAAAACGATACGGAGAATTGCACGATAATTTTTTATCATTGTCACTAGTAGAGGGTCTATATCTTACATATAAGGAATGGATAGTAGTAGCAAAAGGAAATAAAAGAGAAGGGTACAAAACAATTGATTTTGAGGAGCTATTCGAAATAGTAAACGAAATAAGTCCAAAATTATGCTCAAAATACTTAGTATATAAAGATTTGAGGACGAGGGGCTATACAGTTAGAACTGGTTTAAAATACGGTTCAGATTTCAGACTTTACGAAAGGAACAATATTGATGAGATACACTCTAAATATCTTGTGAAGGTTTTCACTGAAGAAATGCCTTGCGAATTATCCGAAATGACAGGTTTTGTTAGGGTGGCTCATTCCGTTAAGAAGCAACTGATAGTTGCAATTTTAGACGCTGACGGAAGTGTAGTTTACTATAATATGGGATATTTAAGACTTTAA
- a CDS encoding archaeosine biosynthesis radical SAM protein RaSEA: MTKFIDMEEMEKFLKENRARQLRKRKEIDPDRAIATWIQDDIFVDQTMGNSFTIILRTKGCKWAYVSGGCTMCSYLMDASPVDISTENIIKQFTQALERNLNIKEDATDEEKAENIKTLNKKFKKGFSIKMFTSGSFLDEFEITKDAQKYIFSKIYELREMGYNIKEVAIESRAEFINDENMKFIRDNLKDINIEIGVGIESFNEQIRNIAIHKGVSNETIINAFNVAKKYDVGMKCYILIKPPFITEQDAINDAIASANKCIELGSSRISFCPASIHKGTIIEMLWKKNQYRPPYLLSLLKIVKEVKQANPNALVMCDTSGIPSKRGAHNILDCECNSKIKEILGDFTITQDIELLDYENGQYDCCKEKWEQFIEFENNNYVPLGDEKLILGN; this comes from the coding sequence ATGACCAAATTTATTGATATGGAAGAAATGGAAAAATTTTTAAAAGAAAATAGGGCAAGACAACTAAGGAAAAGAAAAGAAATAGACCCTGATAGGGCTATTGCTACCTGGATACAGGATGATATCTTTGTAGACCAAACAATGGGTAACAGTTTTACAATTATTTTGCGAACAAAAGGTTGTAAGTGGGCATATGTAAGCGGGGGCTGTACAATGTGCAGTTATTTAATGGATGCTTCGCCTGTTGATATTTCCACTGAAAACATTATAAAACAATTTACGCAGGCACTCGAAAGAAATTTAAATATAAAAGAAGATGCGACCGATGAAGAAAAAGCTGAAAATATAAAAACACTTAACAAAAAATTTAAAAAAGGCTTTTCAATAAAAATGTTTACATCAGGAAGCTTTTTAGATGAGTTCGAGATTACAAAGGATGCTCAAAAATACATATTTAGTAAAATTTATGAATTAAGAGAAATGGGCTACAATATAAAAGAAGTGGCAATCGAATCACGTGCTGAATTCATAAACGATGAAAATATGAAATTTATTAGAGATAACCTTAAAGACATAAACATCGAAATCGGGGTCGGTATCGAATCCTTTAACGAGCAAATAAGAAATATTGCAATACACAAAGGAGTTTCAAATGAAACAATCATAAATGCGTTTAATGTAGCTAAAAAGTACGACGTAGGTATGAAATGCTATATTTTAATAAAACCGCCTTTCATAACCGAGCAGGATGCAATAAATGATGCAATAGCCTCTGCAAATAAATGTATCGAATTAGGAAGTAGTAGAATTTCATTCTGTCCTGCTTCAATTCACAAAGGAACCATAATCGAAATGTTATGGAAAAAGAACCAATACAGACCGCCATATTTATTAAGTCTCTTAAAAATTGTAAAAGAAGTAAAACAAGCAAATCCTAACGCTTTAGTAATGTGCGATACTTCAGGTATACCTTCAAAAAGAGGAGCTCACAACATATTAGATTGCGAATGTAACTCAAAAATTAAGGAAATTTTGGGAGATTTCACAATAACACAAGATATAGAACTTTTAGATTATGAAAATGGACAATATGATTGTTGTAAAGAAAAATGGGAACAATTCATTGAATTTGAAAATAATAATTATGTGCCTTTAGGTGATGAAAAATTGATATTGGGTAATTAA
- a CDS encoding selenium-binding protein, whose product MVFEDTFIITTANQIPGVELYTLGIVSATSKNANVDEIVQALEALVKAKEGGFALIGFTLVYTDGELLGYGTAVKADEGQFVMG is encoded by the coding sequence ATGGTTTTTGAAGATACATTTATAATAACTACTGCCAACCAAATTCCAGGGGTGGAGCTATACACATTAGGCATAGTTTCTGCTACTTCAAAAAATGCAAACGTTGACGAGATTGTACAAGCCCTAGAAGCGCTTGTAAAAGCTAAAGAAGGTGGCTTTGCATTAATAGGATTTACTTTGGTATATACAGATGGAGAATTATTGGGGTATGGAACAGCTGTGAAAGCAGACGAAGGACAATTTGTGATGGGATAA